In one Populus nigra chromosome 12, ddPopNigr1.1, whole genome shotgun sequence genomic region, the following are encoded:
- the LOC133669393 gene encoding protein WVD2-like 7 isoform X1, whose translation MATETDHLDHHQHHQTYGDKWSCLELSSEKGESQQDVSISQILDCGSISFGRYTADTLAWEKYSVFSHNRCQEELEKFKAPGLVAQKKAYFEEYYKKIRAMKGLQAEQETTQTDSYQNGQEITTQEENGVDTEASKKESKPSNTSQEENGADVHRSKEENKPCNAYKIQILDNHTTGNINPSRRGINDGVEEESYLNGNSGGASKEDEIGVCFSARIPKYSMEGGSSSCTPSVKSSSKTRQKGSPVSNENKNNGSKLKKQASSMRVKGTVASAANRTKSDYRMSKDVVKPSEKPKPSVCKEITSKADVSLVSGKRITTASNKKSDQVQSHRQRREVQSSATVLHASLTKGKIVSLSSNIRGGPPKTHSTPKSLSDRLPGTSSVLTRSAQRSSKEMTTIRHLRKFSVDNRSCDGFGQRSLGLSGHHSLPKSRESESKRPKVVLKNLPDRDKSNQNTGLERRPISSVKGRRQKKGLDEIDARIVPKSDSSKGTGS comes from the exons ATGGCCACAGAAACAGACCATCTTGATCACCATCAACATCATCAAACCTATGGAGACAAATGGTCATGCCTTGAACTATCATCAGAGAAGGGAGAATCCCAG CAGGATGTATCCATCTCTCAAATTCTGGATTGCGGTTCGATATCTTTTGGAAGATACACTGCAGACACACTTGCATGGGAAAAATATTCTGTTTTCTCCCACAACAGATGTCAGGAGGAGTTGGAGAAATTCAAGGCACCAGGATTAGTTGCTCAGAAGAAGGCATACTTTGAggaatactataaaaaaattagagctaTGAAGGGATTGCAAGCAGAGCAAGAAACTACTCAAACTGATTCCTATCAAAATGGACAGGAGATTACTACACAAGAAGAAAATGGTGTTGATACTGAAGCATCAAAAAAGGAAAGTAAACCTAGCAATACTAGTCAGGAAGAAAATGGTGCTGATGTTCACAGATCAAAAGAGGAAAACAAGCCTTGCAATGCCTATAAAATCCAGATTTTAGATAATCATACCACTGGTAATATTAACCCATCTAGGAGAGGCATTAATGATGGAGTAGAAGAAGAAAGTTACCTTAATGGGAACAGTGGTGGAGCTAGCAAAGAAGATGAAATAGGGGTATGCTTTTCTGCCAGAATACCAAAATATTCTATGGAAGGTGGTTCCTCGTCATGTACTCCATCAGTCAAAAGCAGTTCCAAAACTAGACAGAAAGGGAGCCCAGTCAGCAATGAAAACAAGAACAATGGAAGCAAACTGAAGAAGCAGGCATCTAGTATGAGGGTCAAG GGGACCGTTGCTTCTGCTGCAAACAGAACAAAATCGGACTACAGAATGAGCAAAGATGTGGTTAAGCCATCCGAGAAACCAAAGCCATCTGTTTGTAAGGAAATTACAAGCAAGGCAGATGTTAGTCTTGTTTCAGGCAAAAGAATTACCACCGCAAGCAACAAAAAATCTGACCAGGTTCAATCACATAGACAACGTAGGGAAGTACAATCCAGTGCAACAGTTCTTCATGCTTCATTAACAAAGGGCAAAATAGTCTCACTGTCTTCTAATATTAGAGGTGGTCCACCTAAAACACATTCAACTCCCAAAAGCTTGTCAGACAGGCTCCCAGGAACATCATCAGTTCTCACTCGATCTGCTCAG AGAAGTTCGAAAGAGATGACCACCATTAGGCATTTGAGAAAATTCAGTGTAGATAACAG GAGCTGTGATGGATTTGGTCAGAGGTCTTTAGGGTTGAGTGGCCACCATAGTCTTCCAAAGAGTAGAGAGTCTGAGAGCAAGAGACCAAAAGTCGT GTTAAAAAATCTTCCTGACCGGGATAAATCAAATCAGAACACTGGACTTGAGCGTAGGCCCATCAGTTCTGTCAAAGGACGGAGACAGAAAAAG GGATTAGATGAAATCGATGCCAGAATTGTACCAAAATCTGACTCATCCAAGGGGACGGGCAGTTAG
- the LOC133669393 gene encoding protein WVD2-like 7 isoform X2, which yields MATETDHLDHHQHHQTYGDKWSCLELSSEKGESQDVSISQILDCGSISFGRYTADTLAWEKYSVFSHNRCQEELEKFKAPGLVAQKKAYFEEYYKKIRAMKGLQAEQETTQTDSYQNGQEITTQEENGVDTEASKKESKPSNTSQEENGADVHRSKEENKPCNAYKIQILDNHTTGNINPSRRGINDGVEEESYLNGNSGGASKEDEIGVCFSARIPKYSMEGGSSSCTPSVKSSSKTRQKGSPVSNENKNNGSKLKKQASSMRVKGTVASAANRTKSDYRMSKDVVKPSEKPKPSVCKEITSKADVSLVSGKRITTASNKKSDQVQSHRQRREVQSSATVLHASLTKGKIVSLSSNIRGGPPKTHSTPKSLSDRLPGTSSVLTRSAQRSSKEMTTIRHLRKFSVDNRSCDGFGQRSLGLSGHHSLPKSRESESKRPKVVLKNLPDRDKSNQNTGLERRPISSVKGRRQKKGLDEIDARIVPKSDSSKGTGS from the exons ATGGCCACAGAAACAGACCATCTTGATCACCATCAACATCATCAAACCTATGGAGACAAATGGTCATGCCTTGAACTATCATCAGAGAAGGGAGAATCCCAG GATGTATCCATCTCTCAAATTCTGGATTGCGGTTCGATATCTTTTGGAAGATACACTGCAGACACACTTGCATGGGAAAAATATTCTGTTTTCTCCCACAACAGATGTCAGGAGGAGTTGGAGAAATTCAAGGCACCAGGATTAGTTGCTCAGAAGAAGGCATACTTTGAggaatactataaaaaaattagagctaTGAAGGGATTGCAAGCAGAGCAAGAAACTACTCAAACTGATTCCTATCAAAATGGACAGGAGATTACTACACAAGAAGAAAATGGTGTTGATACTGAAGCATCAAAAAAGGAAAGTAAACCTAGCAATACTAGTCAGGAAGAAAATGGTGCTGATGTTCACAGATCAAAAGAGGAAAACAAGCCTTGCAATGCCTATAAAATCCAGATTTTAGATAATCATACCACTGGTAATATTAACCCATCTAGGAGAGGCATTAATGATGGAGTAGAAGAAGAAAGTTACCTTAATGGGAACAGTGGTGGAGCTAGCAAAGAAGATGAAATAGGGGTATGCTTTTCTGCCAGAATACCAAAATATTCTATGGAAGGTGGTTCCTCGTCATGTACTCCATCAGTCAAAAGCAGTTCCAAAACTAGACAGAAAGGGAGCCCAGTCAGCAATGAAAACAAGAACAATGGAAGCAAACTGAAGAAGCAGGCATCTAGTATGAGGGTCAAG GGGACCGTTGCTTCTGCTGCAAACAGAACAAAATCGGACTACAGAATGAGCAAAGATGTGGTTAAGCCATCCGAGAAACCAAAGCCATCTGTTTGTAAGGAAATTACAAGCAAGGCAGATGTTAGTCTTGTTTCAGGCAAAAGAATTACCACCGCAAGCAACAAAAAATCTGACCAGGTTCAATCACATAGACAACGTAGGGAAGTACAATCCAGTGCAACAGTTCTTCATGCTTCATTAACAAAGGGCAAAATAGTCTCACTGTCTTCTAATATTAGAGGTGGTCCACCTAAAACACATTCAACTCCCAAAAGCTTGTCAGACAGGCTCCCAGGAACATCATCAGTTCTCACTCGATCTGCTCAG AGAAGTTCGAAAGAGATGACCACCATTAGGCATTTGAGAAAATTCAGTGTAGATAACAG GAGCTGTGATGGATTTGGTCAGAGGTCTTTAGGGTTGAGTGGCCACCATAGTCTTCCAAAGAGTAGAGAGTCTGAGAGCAAGAGACCAAAAGTCGT GTTAAAAAATCTTCCTGACCGGGATAAATCAAATCAGAACACTGGACTTGAGCGTAGGCCCATCAGTTCTGTCAAAGGACGGAGACAGAAAAAG GGATTAGATGAAATCGATGCCAGAATTGTACCAAAATCTGACTCATCCAAGGGGACGGGCAGTTAG
- the LOC133669393 gene encoding protein WVD2-like 7 isoform X3 has translation MATETDHLDHHQHHQTYGDKWSCLELSSEKGESQQDVSISQILDCGSISFGRYTADTLAWEKYSVFSHNRCQEELEKFKAPGLVAQKKAYFEEYYKKIRAMKGLQAEQETTQTDSYQNGQEITTQEENGVDTEASKKESKPSNTSQEENGADVHRSKEENKPCNAYKIQILDNHTTGNINPSRRGINDGVEEESYLNGNSGGASKEDEIGVCFSARIPKYSMEGGSSSCTPSVKSSSKTRQKGSPVSNENKNNGSKLKKQASSMRVKGTVASAANRTKSDYRMSKDVVKPSEKPKPSVCKEITSKADVSLVSGKRITTASNKKSDQVQSHRQRREVQSSATVLHASLTKGKIVSLSSNIRGGPPKTHSTPKSLSDRLPGTSSVLTRSAQRSSKEMTTIRHLRKFSVDNRLKNLPDRDKSNQNTGLERRPISSVKGRRQKKGLDEIDARIVPKSDSSKGTGS, from the exons ATGGCCACAGAAACAGACCATCTTGATCACCATCAACATCATCAAACCTATGGAGACAAATGGTCATGCCTTGAACTATCATCAGAGAAGGGAGAATCCCAG CAGGATGTATCCATCTCTCAAATTCTGGATTGCGGTTCGATATCTTTTGGAAGATACACTGCAGACACACTTGCATGGGAAAAATATTCTGTTTTCTCCCACAACAGATGTCAGGAGGAGTTGGAGAAATTCAAGGCACCAGGATTAGTTGCTCAGAAGAAGGCATACTTTGAggaatactataaaaaaattagagctaTGAAGGGATTGCAAGCAGAGCAAGAAACTACTCAAACTGATTCCTATCAAAATGGACAGGAGATTACTACACAAGAAGAAAATGGTGTTGATACTGAAGCATCAAAAAAGGAAAGTAAACCTAGCAATACTAGTCAGGAAGAAAATGGTGCTGATGTTCACAGATCAAAAGAGGAAAACAAGCCTTGCAATGCCTATAAAATCCAGATTTTAGATAATCATACCACTGGTAATATTAACCCATCTAGGAGAGGCATTAATGATGGAGTAGAAGAAGAAAGTTACCTTAATGGGAACAGTGGTGGAGCTAGCAAAGAAGATGAAATAGGGGTATGCTTTTCTGCCAGAATACCAAAATATTCTATGGAAGGTGGTTCCTCGTCATGTACTCCATCAGTCAAAAGCAGTTCCAAAACTAGACAGAAAGGGAGCCCAGTCAGCAATGAAAACAAGAACAATGGAAGCAAACTGAAGAAGCAGGCATCTAGTATGAGGGTCAAG GGGACCGTTGCTTCTGCTGCAAACAGAACAAAATCGGACTACAGAATGAGCAAAGATGTGGTTAAGCCATCCGAGAAACCAAAGCCATCTGTTTGTAAGGAAATTACAAGCAAGGCAGATGTTAGTCTTGTTTCAGGCAAAAGAATTACCACCGCAAGCAACAAAAAATCTGACCAGGTTCAATCACATAGACAACGTAGGGAAGTACAATCCAGTGCAACAGTTCTTCATGCTTCATTAACAAAGGGCAAAATAGTCTCACTGTCTTCTAATATTAGAGGTGGTCCACCTAAAACACATTCAACTCCCAAAAGCTTGTCAGACAGGCTCCCAGGAACATCATCAGTTCTCACTCGATCTGCTCAG AGAAGTTCGAAAGAGATGACCACCATTAGGCATTTGAGAAAATTCAGTGTAGATAACAG GTTAAAAAATCTTCCTGACCGGGATAAATCAAATCAGAACACTGGACTTGAGCGTAGGCCCATCAGTTCTGTCAAAGGACGGAGACAGAAAAAG GGATTAGATGAAATCGATGCCAGAATTGTACCAAAATCTGACTCATCCAAGGGGACGGGCAGTTAG
- the LOC133669393 gene encoding protein WVD2-like 7 isoform X4 produces the protein MATETDHLDHHQHHQTYGDKWSCLELSSEKGESQQDVSISQILDCGSISFGRYTADTLAWEKYSVFSHNRCQEELEKFKAPGLVAQKKAYFEEYYKKIRAMKGLQAEQETTQTDSYQNGQEITTQEENGVDTEASKKESKPSNTSQEENGADVHRSKEENKPCNAYKIQILDNHTTGNINPSRRGINDGVEEESYLNGNSGGASKEDEIGVCFSARIPKYSMEGGSSSCTPSVKSSSKTRQKGSPVSNENKNNGSKLKKQASSMRVKGTVASAANRTKSDYRMSKDVVKPSEKPKPSVCKEITSKADVSLVSGKRITTASNKKSDQVQSHRQRREVQSSATVLHASLTKGKIVSLSSNIRGGPPKTHSTPKSLSDRLPGTSSVLTRSAQRSSKEMTTIRHLRKFSVDNRD, from the exons ATGGCCACAGAAACAGACCATCTTGATCACCATCAACATCATCAAACCTATGGAGACAAATGGTCATGCCTTGAACTATCATCAGAGAAGGGAGAATCCCAG CAGGATGTATCCATCTCTCAAATTCTGGATTGCGGTTCGATATCTTTTGGAAGATACACTGCAGACACACTTGCATGGGAAAAATATTCTGTTTTCTCCCACAACAGATGTCAGGAGGAGTTGGAGAAATTCAAGGCACCAGGATTAGTTGCTCAGAAGAAGGCATACTTTGAggaatactataaaaaaattagagctaTGAAGGGATTGCAAGCAGAGCAAGAAACTACTCAAACTGATTCCTATCAAAATGGACAGGAGATTACTACACAAGAAGAAAATGGTGTTGATACTGAAGCATCAAAAAAGGAAAGTAAACCTAGCAATACTAGTCAGGAAGAAAATGGTGCTGATGTTCACAGATCAAAAGAGGAAAACAAGCCTTGCAATGCCTATAAAATCCAGATTTTAGATAATCATACCACTGGTAATATTAACCCATCTAGGAGAGGCATTAATGATGGAGTAGAAGAAGAAAGTTACCTTAATGGGAACAGTGGTGGAGCTAGCAAAGAAGATGAAATAGGGGTATGCTTTTCTGCCAGAATACCAAAATATTCTATGGAAGGTGGTTCCTCGTCATGTACTCCATCAGTCAAAAGCAGTTCCAAAACTAGACAGAAAGGGAGCCCAGTCAGCAATGAAAACAAGAACAATGGAAGCAAACTGAAGAAGCAGGCATCTAGTATGAGGGTCAAG GGGACCGTTGCTTCTGCTGCAAACAGAACAAAATCGGACTACAGAATGAGCAAAGATGTGGTTAAGCCATCCGAGAAACCAAAGCCATCTGTTTGTAAGGAAATTACAAGCAAGGCAGATGTTAGTCTTGTTTCAGGCAAAAGAATTACCACCGCAAGCAACAAAAAATCTGACCAGGTTCAATCACATAGACAACGTAGGGAAGTACAATCCAGTGCAACAGTTCTTCATGCTTCATTAACAAAGGGCAAAATAGTCTCACTGTCTTCTAATATTAGAGGTGGTCCACCTAAAACACATTCAACTCCCAAAAGCTTGTCAGACAGGCTCCCAGGAACATCATCAGTTCTCACTCGATCTGCTCAG AGAAGTTCGAAAGAGATGACCACCATTAGGCATTTGAGAAAATTCAGTGTAGATAACAG GGATTAG
- the LOC133669984 gene encoding cytochrome c: MASFAEAPPGDSKAGEKIFRTKCAQCHTVDKGAGHKQGPNLNGLFGRQSGTTTGYSYSAANKNMAVMWEEKTLYDYLLNPKKYIPGTKMVFPGLKKPQERADLIAYLKQSTAS, from the exons ATGGCGTCGTTCGCAGAAGCACCACCTGGCGATTCTAAAGCCGGAGAGAAGATCTTTAGGACTAAGTGTGCTCAGTGTCATACCGTCGACAAAGGTGCCGGTCACAAGCAAG GACCCAATCTGAATGGCCTCTTTGGAAGGCAGTCAGGAACAACTACTGGGTACTCATACTCTGCTGCTAACAAGAACATGGCTGTTATGTGGGAGGAGAAGACTTTGTATGATTACTTGCTCAACCCCAAGAAG TACATCCCTGGAACAAAGATGGTTTTCCCTGGATTGAAGAAGCCACAGGAGCGCGCTGATCTCATTGCATACTTGAAGCAGTCCACTGCGTCTTAA
- the LOC133669983 gene encoding putative methyltransferase At1g22800, mitochondrial: MRGTLSLCQRTSQLLLRGRRRATKATNTLIPSISYCTNIDNNTIDGPQSPRVKIFDRELKRKQRDRAAWLMRPSDPFVDAVADNLLDRLEDCKKTFPTALCLGGSSEAVRRLLRGRGSIEKLIMMDTSNDMVKLCKDAEAAQQDSNQNIETSFVVGDEEFLPIKESSVDLVISCLGLHWTNDLPGSMIQCKLALKPDGLFLAAILGGETLKELRIACTVAQMEREGGISPRISPLAQVRDAGNLLTRAGFTLPGVDVDEYVVRYSNALELIEHLRAMGETNALLQRNNVLKRETALATAAIYDSMFAAEDGTIPATFQVIFMTGWREHPSQQKAKRRGSATISFDDIQKQFSSDS, from the exons atgaGAGGCACCCTGTCTCTGTGTCAGAGGACTTCACAGTTGCTGcttagaggaagaagaagagcaaCAAAAGCGACCAACACTCTCATCCCCTCAATTTCTTATTGCACAAACATTGACAATAACACCATCGATGGGCCACAAAGTCCAAGGGTCAAGATTTTCGATCGGGAACTCAAACGAAAACAG CGTGACCGAGCTGCGTGGTTGATGAGGCCAAGTGATCCTTTTGTGGATGCTGTCGCTGACAATTTGTTGGATCGCTTGGAG GATTGCAAGAAAACATTTCCTACCGCGTTGTGTTTAGGAGGTTCTTCGGAAGCTGTCAGACGTTTGTTACGTGGTCGTG GCTCCATTGAAAAGCTTATCATGATGGACACTTCAAATGACATGGTTAAATTATGTAAGGATGCTGAAGCTGCTCAACAAGATTCAAATCAGAATATCGAAACGTCCTTTGTGGTGGGAGATGAGGAGTTTCTACCTATAAAAGAAAG TTCGGTAGATTTGGTTATCAGTTGCCTGGGACTCCATTGGACAAATGATCTTCCAGGATCCATGATACAG TGTAAACTAGCATTGAAGCCGGATGGCCTATTTTTAGCAGCTATTTTGGGTGGAGAAACCTTGAA GGAGCTGAGAATAGCATGCACTGTGGCTCAAATGGAGCGTGAAGGAGGCATTAGTCCTCGCATATCACCTCTGGCACAA GTCCGTGATGCAGGGAATCTTTTGACCAGGGCAGGCTTCACCCTTCCTGGAGTTGATGTTGATGAATACGTAGTTAGGTATAGCAATG CTCTGGAGCTGATAGAGCATTTGCGCGCAATGGGCGAAACTAATGCTCTTCTGCAAAGGAACAAT GTTCTAAAGAGAGAAACAGCCCTTGCTACTGCAGCAATTTATGATTCAATGTTTGCTGCAGAAGATGGCACCATTCCCGCAACATTCCAG GTTATATTCATGACGGGGTGGAGGGAGCACCCATCTCAGCAGAAGGCCAAAAGGAGGGGGTCTGCTACCATATCATTCGATGACATCCAAAAGCAATTTAGCAGTGATAGTTGA